The sequence below is a genomic window from Lolium perenne isolate Kyuss_39 chromosome 4, Kyuss_2.0, whole genome shotgun sequence.
ttgttcgcattaaccACTACGAGAAAATCTTccaaacccgtaatgaactctccggagagtcggttaccgtacatcaattaccgattcatctgcattattattatataaagtatataattaatcatcatgcatttgttaaactaactagctagaaataatagaaattaaacaatgaactacacacatgcatattttatcaatgacacatgaaaggttcaagttgctaaccgcgatcgaggaggaaaaataaatgagaaagcttaagtgtggctcagacacttcatatcatgtttgtttcatgctctcgggtatttcatcgaacaccttgtgtgcataagaggatccAAAGGCAAATCCACCACCCCCTTGTGAatggaagtggcaccaaatggctaagtgtagtgTGCTGAACTTCATTTAtatatagggatgggcctttagtcccggttggccaggccaaccgcaacTAGGCCACCCTTCGGGCTAGGCCTGGGGACCTTTAgttgcggttggcctggccaaccgggactaaagcccctcccgtccaccagctgtcgACCGAGCCTGCTGGGCCCAGACCttcagtcgcgggtcgcctcccgaaccgcgactaaagacccctttagtcgcggttcgaatattttggggactaaaAAGGGCgtatggaagcctctttttctacttgtGAAAGTTGAGTCAACTAATTTGGAACAGAGAGTGTGTGTAATATTTTACACTAAGGGAAGCTAAATAGCTGCTTAAAGCACATTCTGAATTTTATTTGTTAAAACTATGATAAACTTAAAGCACATTTTGAATTGCATCGTAACTTTCATAAACTTTAAACCAATATGTGTCGAATTTGTGATGCGTATTGCATGTATTGTGTGGCATCCCCTTTAGCATGTACTTATCGTACTCCTTTGAAGTCTTCGCCAGGCTGAGGCCTCCTTCAGCATAGCCCCAGCTGCCGTTAGATCTCCGTCTATCTGGTTTTCCTCATCGACGGCCAGAAGATGCCGATGGGTGGATGGAACCGTCGGTACAGTCGAGCTAAGCCGACGACATTAGAGCCACACCGATGATGTGGTATTCCGACAACTCTATGCCGAGGGTGGCAGCCGGTATAGGGGTAAGCCGATGGTATATGGGCCTATACCGATGGCAAATGTCGTCGGCTTTGATCCTGATTCCTGTAGTGAGGTGTCAAACCTTGTAGAGTGAAGACCCAACTTGAACAATAACTTTTTTTAAATAAACTTGGACAACAACTTTGATCATGGGATGTGTTCTTCCTCGCTTAAGGAGGGCACAGACCTCCCGTGCTCGAGGCCAGATGGAAAAACATTCTGTTGCTGTTAAGCCAACCTCATTTTCtagttttttttttagaaaataaaACTTAATTATACTTGTCGCTAGCATCATTTTCATCTGTGCTGCTATGTTGTGCGAACGGCACATGCATGAGCAGAGTCGTGTGTTGGGTTGTGCCTTCTCTACATACATGTCCCTACGAGCGATAATATTGTACCTACGGGCAGCTTTGTACGGAAAGGATCCTACGTGCAGAACATGTGAATCTCATGTTCTTTTACAACTTCTTTCCTCAATTGCCAAATTTGTTTGCCCCAATGGCATTGCTCCACGCCATGTTTGTAAGTGAGTCCGTAAGATTTCTGCCCGTAGCATTACCGCGCTACGAGACGAGGTATCCATTACTAATTAATTGTGTCATGCATGTGAGCAATTAAAATTCGAAGAAAATTTCTGAAATTTCCATAATTTGGTTGATTTTCAAATATATTTTCTTCAAATATTCAGACTAGATTCAGACTAAACTTAAGAAAATTCAGCTAATATTGATTTTTGATTAATATGATAAAACTTGGATGAAACAATTGCGAAATAATttcagaaagaaaaaagaaatttccAAGATGAAACGGAAATTCAAAACCCTACTGCATGCCacattgaattgaaactctcctacCTTATACGAGTGCATGGTAGAAATAGAACCATATATGAATACGGCAAAGAAATTATACAGTACAAGAGTTCTTCCCGCCAACGTCTGATCCTTCACCTGGACTCTGCTCCATAATCTGCAGGGCAACCTACAATATTAATTCTCGGCTCCCTCTCGGGCAATAACTCCGCCGCACCCCAAAGCGCTTCTGCCGATCGTCCAAGATATCGTCTCGCTCTGCCCGTGTACCGACGTTGCCATGCAGACCAAAAGAACAAACGGCCGCGGCCGGAGCCGTGCCGCCGGAAAGATGACCCAGCCGGCCGCTGACGCCGACTCCTCCTCCGACCGCACCGACACCGACACCGGTAATGACGTCGAGGAGATCATCGACGCGCTGTACGGGAAGCGGACTTCGGTTACCACGCGGAAGGCCGCGCTAGCTGCTCTCATCCACGCCATGGAGGGCTTCATGCCTGCCCATGACATCGAGCACGCGCGCGAGGACATCCTCTCCCGGTGCATCATCTCCATCAGGAAGGGCTCCACCAAGGAGGCCTGCCTGGcgatccgcgccgccgccctgCTCGCCGTCACCCTCGACGCCGAGGGGCAGGACATAATGTCCGAGCTGCATCCGCTGCTCACCCGGATCCTTGAACTTTCCTCCAAGCCCGACGCGTCGGAGGCAAAGGTGATCGCCGCGCTcgactgcctcgccgtcgtcaccTTCACCAGCGCAGAGGCACTCGACGAGACGGAGGCGTCTCTGAAGGTCATGTGGGGTCTGATCCACCCACAGTCGGgtcccaaattggccggaacggcgAGGAAGGCCAGCGCTCAGGAGCTGGCCACGGCCGTTTCCGCATGGACGTTCGTCCTCACCAGAGTCACTGCCACCGCCGCTGGCGGAAGGAAGGTGAATCCCATGGAGTTTCTCGCCACGCTTCTCTACGCCGAGGACCGCGCCGTACGGATAGCCGCCGGTGAGGCACTCGCCGTGTGCGTGGAGCTCAAACTGCTGCCGGCCAAGAAGGGCCACCTATTCAGCGACATGGTGGCGAGAATGTCCGACCTCGCCATAGAAGCTGCCGGAACAGGCGTGGACAAGAAGGGTTTCCTCGAGCAAAAACACCTGTTCAAGCAGCTCTGGGCGTTCATGGTGCACGACGAGCGCCCGGAGAGGACCGTGCGGACGTCGTCGAGCCAGCGCGGACTCCTGAAGGTGTCCACGTGGTCGGACGTGGTCCGGCTCAAGTTCCTGAGGCGGGTCCTGGGT
It includes:
- the LOC127347324 gene encoding uncharacterized protein — its product is MQTKRTNGRGRSRAAGKMTQPAADADSSSDRTDTDTGNDVEEIIDALYGKRTSVTTRKAALAALIHAMEGFMPAHDIEHAREDILSRCIISIRKGSTKEACLAIRAAALLAVTLDAEGQDIMSELHPLLTRILELSSKPDASEAKVIAALDCLAVVTFTSAEALDETEASLKVMWGLIHPQSGPKLAGTARKASAQELATAVSAWTFVLTRVTATAAGGRKVNPMEFLATLLYAEDRAVRIAAGEALAVCVELKLLPAKKGHLFSDMVARMSDLAIEAAGTGVDKKGFLEQKHLFKQLWAFMVHDERPERTVRTSSSQRGLLKVSTWSDVVRLKFLRRVLGPGFLHHLQGHGFMREVFDVRDEEIAGKLSAGGPVESGLDEAGPSHGARADVRVHGAEEPEGGEEDLGRVGETQDSEYQEGSAYSKRGQVRRRRRHHGKT